In Shouchella patagoniensis, the following are encoded in one genomic region:
- a CDS encoding GNAT family N-acetyltransferase — protein sequence MRIRKADKGDAKSFLQFQCLLDQEATYMLFEPHERTTTVRQQRKILAEMLQADTSCIYFAVDEDEIIGYVGIYGSYLERIRHVGYLTIGIRQAYCNQGIGKQLLEKADMFAKASGVKRLELTVVKENKRAVHLYKKCGYQEEGIRKSAVRIGDVWMDELYMAKLYNY from the coding sequence ATGAGGATAAGGAAGGCTGATAAAGGTGATGCAAAGTCATTTCTTCAGTTCCAATGTCTACTAGATCAAGAAGCTACTTATATGCTATTCGAACCACATGAAAGAACAACAACTGTTAGACAACAGAGGAAAATTCTTGCCGAAATGCTCCAAGCAGATACCTCTTGCATTTATTTTGCTGTAGATGAGGATGAAATTATTGGCTACGTCGGCATTTACGGATCTTATTTAGAGAGAATTCGCCATGTCGGCTATTTGACGATAGGTATTCGTCAAGCCTACTGCAATCAAGGTATTGGTAAACAGCTGTTAGAGAAAGCTGATATGTTTGCAAAAGCCTCCGGAGTAAAACGCCTAGAACTAACGGTTGTGAAAGAAAATAAACGTGCAGTACATTTATATAAGAAGTGTGGTTATCAAGAAGAAGGCATTAGAAAGAGTGCAGTGCGTATCGGTGATGTTTGGATGGATGAGTTATATATGGCTAAGTTATATAATTATTAG
- a CDS encoding NAD(P)/FAD-dependent oxidoreductase, translated as MQSNDLYDLTIIGGGPAGLYSTFYAGMRDLKVKLIEYNNELGGKILFYPEKIVWDVGGMPPTPGAKLIEQLVNQANTFDPTICLNEHIVQMIREEDNTYTLINAKGEKHYTRTVMLASGHGIPVMQKLDIAGAERYEVSNLHYTVTQIDGFRDKRVLISGGGNAAVDWANELVGVAKEVIVCHRRDDFGGHEKNVVQMRESAVRLKTPFQIKELHGIDTKIDSVTLTNCDTELIEKVQIDAVIVNHGMKLDGCFLIDAGLELETDGFLKVSPCMETSQPGIFAAGDVTRHAGKLQLISGAFVEGATAVNGVKQYLDPSAANQAFVSSHNEKFKKKNEEMQLSKEA; from the coding sequence GTGCAATCAAATGACCTTTATGACTTGACTATTATTGGCGGTGGCCCTGCTGGATTATATAGTACGTTTTATGCGGGAATGCGTGATTTAAAAGTGAAGTTGATTGAATATAATAATGAGCTTGGTGGAAAAATTCTCTTTTATCCAGAGAAGATTGTTTGGGATGTTGGTGGAATGCCCCCTACTCCAGGTGCGAAATTAATCGAGCAGCTCGTTAATCAGGCGAATACGTTTGACCCAACAATATGTTTGAATGAACATATTGTCCAAATGATTCGAGAGGAAGACAATACGTATACTTTAATAAATGCAAAGGGCGAGAAACATTATACTCGTACGGTGATGCTTGCCTCGGGTCATGGAATACCGGTTATGCAAAAGTTAGATATTGCTGGAGCGGAACGTTATGAAGTATCTAATTTACATTATACTGTCACACAAATTGATGGGTTTAGAGATAAAAGAGTTCTTATTTCTGGCGGAGGGAATGCGGCTGTAGACTGGGCCAATGAGCTGGTAGGAGTAGCTAAAGAAGTTATTGTTTGCCACCGAAGAGATGACTTTGGCGGTCATGAAAAAAACGTTGTGCAAATGCGGGAATCAGCGGTAAGGCTAAAAACTCCTTTTCAGATTAAAGAGCTTCATGGGATAGATACAAAAATAGATTCAGTAACATTAACGAATTGCGACACTGAACTAATAGAAAAAGTGCAGATTGATGCTGTCATCGTAAATCACGGAATGAAATTAGATGGATGTTTCTTAATTGATGCTGGGTTGGAGCTGGAAACAGATGGTTTCTTGAAGGTTTCTCCTTGTATGGAGACAAGTCAACCAGGCATTTTTGCTGCTGGGGACGTAACAAGACATGCAGGAAAACTACAATTAATTTCTGGTGCTTTTGTAGAAGGGGCGACAGCCGTAAACGGTGTAAAGCAATATTTAGACCCAAGTGCAGCTAATCAGGCGTTTGTCTCTTCTCATAATGAGAAGTTTAAGAAAAAGAACGAAGAGATGCAATTAAGTAAAGAGGCATAA
- the yabP gene encoding sporulation protein YabP → MNQSNYEFGAPMGRESQNNDHDITLRGRKQLDITGVKQVDSFDNEEFLLETVMGYLAVRGQNLHMKNLNVEEGNVSIEGKIHDLIYLDENQQGKSKGLFGKLFK, encoded by the coding sequence ATGAATCAATCCAACTATGAGTTTGGGGCACCGATGGGAAGGGAAAGTCAGAATAATGATCATGACATAACGTTGCGCGGGCGCAAGCAATTGGATATAACAGGGGTAAAGCAAGTGGATAGCTTTGACAATGAAGAGTTTCTTCTTGAAACAGTGATGGGGTATTTAGCTGTTAGGGGACAAAATCTTCATATGAAGAACTTAAATGTGGAAGAAGGGAATGTATCTATTGAAGGAAAGATACATGACTTAATTTATTTAGATGAGAATCAACAAGGGAAGTCCAAAGGGCTCTTTGGAAAACTGTTTAAGTAA
- the yabQ gene encoding spore cortex biosynthesis protein YabQ, protein MVLTVQFYTMLSMAAMGIWLGAAIDTYSRFTLERHYFNLKTALNDLLFWLLQALIVFFVLFKANLGEVRIYVFIAILCGYAGYQALLKGLYIQFLEGAIRFIKALNRFIILMINALLYQPLKWLLRLLRQFAMMIVLTIWSVFFYFIVKPCYWVLRLVGVVSLIKKGQPLVEKIKGLYKRMVKRD, encoded by the coding sequence ATGGTGCTCACGGTTCAGTTCTATACAATGTTATCAATGGCTGCGATGGGCATATGGCTCGGGGCGGCTATTGATACATATAGCCGCTTTACCCTTGAGCGTCATTATTTTAATTTAAAAACAGCTTTAAATGATCTTTTATTTTGGTTGTTACAAGCATTGATTGTTTTCTTTGTTTTATTTAAAGCGAATTTAGGCGAAGTACGTATATATGTATTTATAGCGATTCTATGTGGATATGCGGGCTATCAAGCATTATTAAAAGGGCTGTATATTCAATTTTTAGAAGGCGCGATTCGCTTTATAAAAGCCTTAAATCGCTTTATTATCCTAATGATCAATGCACTTTTATACCAACCGTTAAAATGGTTATTGCGCCTACTGCGTCAGTTCGCTATGATGATAGTACTTACAATTTGGAGTGTTTTCTTTTACTTCATTGTAAAACCATGTTATTGGGTCCTGCGTTTAGTTGGGGTTGTATCATTGATAAAAAAAGGACAGCCTCTTGTTGAAAAAATAAAGGGTTTATACAAGCGAATGGTGAAAAGAGACTAG
- a CDS encoding septum formation initiator family protein, with amino-acid sequence MSSLASKRATIKELDTDYMEQRQQELMRQAKRRRGLYRRLTFIGIVFAVLAVFCSVTLFSQQADIKEKQAEHEQALVEQESLLEEEQRLLQEIDNYQNDEFIKEIARRDYFLTLPGETRINVSKQSGD; translated from the coding sequence GTGAGTAGTTTGGCATCTAAACGAGCAACGATAAAAGAACTCGATACGGATTATATGGAGCAACGGCAACAAGAACTGATGCGGCAAGCAAAAAGACGAAGAGGTTTATATCGACGTCTAACATTTATTGGAATTGTCTTTGCTGTGTTGGCCGTCTTTTGCAGTGTGACACTCTTCTCACAACAAGCTGATATTAAGGAAAAACAAGCAGAGCATGAACAAGCTTTGGTAGAACAAGAATCATTACTCGAAGAAGAACAAAGGCTATTACAGGAAATTGATAATTACCAGAATGATGAATTTATTAAAGAAATCGCTAGACGTGATTATTTTTTAACGTTGCCTGGAGAAACAAGAATTAATGTCTCCAAGCAATCGGGCGATTGA